Proteins encoded by one window of Blautia faecicola:
- a CDS encoding carbon-nitrogen hydrolase family protein yields the protein MDLNIAFLQLLPGKTQEENLEKGLLACRKSKEKGADIALFPEIWNIGYDIDQEPETLRKLAVSVDSPFVTVFQELAKELQMAIGITFLESYHPAPRNTICLFDMYGKPVLRYAKVHTCAFDVEARLTPGDTFYVKTLQTAKGPIKVGAMICYDREFPESARIMMLKGAELILVPNACPMEINRLAQLRGRTYENMLAIATCNYPAPYPDCNGHSTLFDGVVYLPDEPGSRDTCVLETPEEEGIYLATLDLSMLRSYREDERPGAWRHPEKYEILTDTEIAYPFCP from the coding sequence ATGGATTTAAATATTGCATTTTTACAGCTTCTTCCTGGGAAAACGCAGGAAGAAAATCTGGAAAAGGGACTGCTGGCATGCCGGAAATCAAAAGAAAAAGGGGCGGATATCGCTTTGTTTCCGGAAATCTGGAATATCGGCTATGATATCGACCAGGAACCGGAGACGCTTCGGAAACTGGCGGTTTCTGTAGACAGTCCTTTTGTAACCGTATTTCAGGAACTTGCAAAAGAATTGCAAATGGCGATCGGTATCACGTTTCTTGAAAGTTACCATCCGGCGCCGCGCAATACGATCTGTCTGTTTGATATGTATGGAAAACCGGTGCTCCGCTATGCGAAGGTGCATACCTGCGCGTTTGATGTGGAGGCAAGACTTACACCGGGAGATACTTTTTATGTCAAGACTTTACAGACCGCCAAAGGACCGATAAAGGTCGGTGCCATGATCTGTTATGACAGGGAATTCCCGGAAAGTGCCCGGATCATGATGTTAAAAGGAGCGGAACTGATTCTTGTTCCAAATGCCTGTCCGATGGAGATCAACCGGCTGGCACAGCTGCGGGGACGGACTTATGAAAATATGCTTGCCATCGCAACCTGCAACTATCCGGCTCCGTATCCGGACTGCAACGGGCACTCTACGCTTTTTGATGGTGTGGTTTATCTGCCTGACGAACCCGGTTCCCGGGATACCTGTGTGCTGGAAACACCGGAAGAAGAAGGCATCTATCTTGCAACCCTGGATCTTTCCATGCTGCGGAGCTACCGCGAAGACGAACGCCCCGGCGCCTGGCGTCACCCGGAGAAATATGAGATTCTGACGGATACGGAGATTGCATATCCGTTTTGCCCGTAA
- a CDS encoding YjjG family noncanonical pyrimidine nucleotidase: MITTILWDVDATLLDFLAAEKAAIKKLFQEFALGECTDEMIRRYSKINRSYWERLECGELTKPEVLVGRFREFFETEWIRSDVAEAFNDRYQLCLGDTIVFRDDSYEIVKSLRGKVKQYVVSNGTVVAQEKKLRLSGLGELMDGIFLSEALGVEKPNVEFFERMFETIDPVEKDQVLIVGDSLTSDIRGGNNAGIQTCWYNPDHKERYADVKIDYEIADLHEVYDIIDANEQR, translated from the coding sequence ATGATTACGACAATTTTATGGGATGTAGATGCCACGTTGCTGGATTTCCTGGCGGCGGAAAAGGCGGCGATAAAGAAACTGTTTCAGGAGTTTGCTCTGGGAGAGTGTACGGATGAGATGATCAGGCGGTATTCGAAGATCAACCGGTCGTACTGGGAGCGACTGGAATGTGGAGAACTTACCAAACCGGAGGTGCTGGTCGGAAGATTCCGGGAGTTTTTTGAGACGGAGTGGATCCGCAGCGATGTGGCGGAGGCGTTTAATGACCGCTATCAGCTATGTCTGGGAGATACCATCGTGTTTCGGGATGACAGTTATGAAATCGTGAAGTCCCTGCGGGGAAAAGTGAAACAATATGTGGTTTCAAACGGCACGGTCGTTGCCCAGGAGAAAAAACTGCGTCTTTCCGGTCTGGGAGAATTGATGGACGGCATCTTTTTGTCCGAAGCCCTAGGCGTGGAAAAACCAAACGTAGAGTTTTTTGAAAGGATGTTTGAAACCATCGATCCGGTCGAAAAAGACCAGGTACTGATCGTGGGAGATTCTCTGACCAGCGATATCCGCGGCGGCAACAACGCCGGGATCCAGACCTGCTGGTACAACCCGGATCATAAAGAGCGGTATGCGGATGTAAAGATTGATTATGAGATCGCGGATCTGCACGAAGTTTACGATATCATAGATGCCAACGAGCAGAGGTAA
- a CDS encoding helix-turn-helix domain-containing protein, with amino-acid sequence MKTLKEYKAEQMRDTEFVKEYESIQPETDVIRAIVEARTSQNLTQKELAERTGINQADISKLENGTRNPSVNLLKRLADGMGMVLKIEFVPEQKV; translated from the coding sequence ATGAAGACATTAAAAGAGTATAAAGCTGAACAGATGAGAGATACAGAATTTGTGAAAGAATATGAAAGTATTCAGCCAGAGACGGATGTTATCAGGGCGATTGTAGAAGCAAGAACCTCTCAGAACCTTACACAAAAGGAACTTGCCGAACGTACGGGCATCAATCAGGCTGATATCAGCAAACTGGAAAATGGAACCAGAAATCCTTCCGTGAATTTGCTGAAAAGACTAGCGGATGGTATGGGAATGGTACTCAAAATAGAGTTTGTGCCGGAACAAAAGGTATGA
- a CDS encoding type II toxin-antitoxin system RelE/ParE family toxin has protein sequence MRAKMVGLLEWLEEKDNQLREPYSKMLDDGIFEIRCTVGNNITRVVYFFYYERKIILTNGFIKKTQKTPSRQIKLAKRRRADFQERMGRS, from the coding sequence ATGCGTGCCAAAATGGTCGGACTGCTTGAATGGCTGGAAGAAAAAGATAATCAACTTAGAGAACCATACAGTAAAATGCTTGATGATGGAATATTTGAAATCCGGTGTACTGTTGGAAATAATATAACCAGGGTGGTGTATTTCTTTTATTATGAAAGAAAGATAATACTTACAAATGGTTTTATAAAGAAGACGCAGAAGACACCATCAAGACAAATCAAACTGGCGAAAAGGCGAAGAGCAGATTTTCAGGAAAGGATGGGAAGATCATGA
- a CDS encoding ABC transporter permease, protein MRTVLALMNRNRKLYFKDKGMLFTSMITPVILIVLYATFLAKVFRDSFTAAIPNMITISDKLINGTVAAQLTASLMAVSCITVTFCVNLTMVQDKANGTRKDFNVSPVSKGKIYLGYFLSTVANSLMVNGLALILCLGYLLKMGWYMNAADVLWVLFDMILLVLFGSTLSSIISFSLTTQGQLSAVGTIVSAGYGFICGAYMPISNFGSGLQKVLSYLPSTYATSLIKNHMLHGVFREMERKHYPDEMVEVIRDTLDCNPVFHGNVVSVNQMIGIMIGSIAVFGIIYYFVTLLPEGEGRR, encoded by the coding sequence ATGAGAACAGTATTGGCACTAATGAACAGGAACAGGAAACTGTATTTTAAAGATAAAGGGATGTTGTTTACATCAATGATCACACCAGTTATTCTGATTGTTCTGTATGCTACGTTTCTTGCAAAGGTTTTCAGAGATTCTTTTACAGCAGCGATTCCGAATATGATCACGATTTCGGATAAGCTCATTAATGGAACCGTGGCAGCACAGCTGACAGCATCACTTATGGCAGTGAGCTGTATCACTGTAACATTTTGTGTGAATTTGACTATGGTGCAGGACAAGGCAAATGGAACAAGGAAGGATTTTAATGTTTCGCCTGTCAGCAAAGGGAAAATTTATTTGGGATATTTTCTGTCAACAGTAGCTAATTCATTGATGGTCAATGGACTTGCGCTTATATTATGTCTGGGATATCTGCTTAAAATGGGATGGTATATGAATGCAGCAGATGTATTATGGGTATTATTTGATATGATATTGCTCGTCCTGTTTGGAAGTACGCTTTCAAGTATCATTAGCTTTTCATTGACAACCCAGGGACAGCTTTCGGCTGTGGGTACCATTGTCAGTGCAGGATATGGTTTTATATGTGGTGCTTATATGCCAATTTCAAATTTTGGATCAGGTCTTCAGAAGGTGCTGTCTTATCTTCCGAGTACATATGCCACTTCATTGATCAAGAATCATATGCTTCACGGAGTGTTCAGAGAGATGGAGAGAAAACATTATCCGGATGAAATGGTTGAAGTGATAAGAGACACTCTTGATTGCAATCCGGTATTTCATGGAAATGTGGTAAGTGTCAATCAGATGATCGGTATTATGATAGGAAGTATAGCTGTATTTGGAATTATTTATTATTTTGTTACATTGCTGCCGGAAGGTGAAGGCAGACGATAG
- a CDS encoding ABC transporter ATP-binding protein — translation MESDIIKISRLNKSFGEVKAVNDLSFCVKKGELFAFLGVNGAGKSTTISILCGLLKKDSGTVQVNGIETDKAGAQTKRMLGVVFQDSVLDKPLTVKENLMSRAALYGITGNAFDKRLQELVEILDFDEFLNRPVGKLSGGQRRRIDIARALLHRPEILILDEPTTGLDPQTRQLLWNVIEKLQKTENMTVFLTTHYMEEAANAGYVVILDKGSIAAEGTPFELKNDYVQDIVSVYGVSEDEMKSLNREYKKIRDGYQLKVRNTKEATRLIVEHQDLFTDYEVVKGGMDDVFLAVTGKRLGGEH, via the coding sequence ATGGAATCAGATATTATTAAAATCAGCCGTCTGAATAAAAGCTTTGGCGAAGTAAAAGCTGTAAATGATTTGAGCTTTTGTGTGAAAAAAGGAGAATTGTTTGCGTTTCTTGGAGTAAACGGTGCAGGGAAAAGTACAACCATTTCTATTCTCTGCGGACTGCTGAAAAAAGACAGTGGAACGGTTCAGGTAAACGGAATAGAAACTGACAAAGCCGGCGCACAGACAAAAAGGATGCTTGGTGTTGTATTTCAGGATAGCGTACTTGATAAACCGCTTACAGTGAAAGAAAACCTAATGAGCAGAGCTGCTTTGTACGGCATTACAGGAAATGCCTTTGATAAGAGATTACAGGAGCTGGTCGAGATTCTGGATTTTGACGAGTTTTTAAACAGACCTGTAGGTAAGCTGTCGGGAGGTCAGAGAAGAAGAATTGATATTGCCCGTGCATTATTGCACAGACCGGAGATTTTGATTCTTGACGAGCCTACAACAGGGCTTGATCCGCAGACAAGGCAGTTACTCTGGAATGTTATCGAGAAACTTCAGAAAACAGAAAATATGACAGTATTTCTGACTACACATTATATGGAAGAGGCTGCTAATGCCGGGTATGTTGTGATTCTTGACAAAGGAAGTATTGCAGCGGAAGGTACACCGTTTGAACTTAAAAATGATTATGTACAGGATATCGTGTCAGTTTATGGTGTTTCCGAAGATGAAATGAAGTCATTGAACAGAGAATATAAAAAAATACGTGACGGATATCAGTTAAAAGTAAGAAATACGAAGGAAGCAACGAGACTTATTGTAGAGCATCAGGACTTATTCACGGATTATGAAGTAGTAAAAGGCGGAATGGATGATGTATTTCTTGCAGTCACAGGAAAAAGGCTTGGAGGTGAGCATTGA
- a CDS encoding GNAT family N-acetyltransferase: MKIRKAKEEDLSRIAEIFICNNRINYFPIFKDESYSFGELQVVPFIDNYLKKDEVFKNLYIYDDGLIRGFIQMNGTEICKLYVDPWFQGRKIGHELITFAVEQFGADHLWALEKNERALAFYRRHSFTPTGKREFEEGTTEYIVELRKKTDGERRTENSDQRI, translated from the coding sequence ATGAAGATTAGAAAAGCGAAAGAGGAAGATTTGTCAAGAATCGCAGAAATATTTATCTGCAATAATAGAATCAACTATTTTCCAATATTCAAAGATGAGAGCTACTCATTCGGTGAGCTGCAGGTTGTTCCCTTTATAGATAATTACCTGAAAAAAGACGAGGTCTTCAAAAATCTCTATATATATGATGACGGACTGATCCGTGGCTTTATCCAGATGAACGGAACAGAGATCTGTAAGCTGTATGTGGATCCATGGTTTCAGGGGCGAAAAATCGGTCATGAACTGATAACATTTGCGGTGGAACAGTTTGGTGCGGATCATCTGTGGGCGCTTGAGAAAAATGAGCGGGCGCTTGCATTTTACCGGCGTCACAGCTTTACACCGACAGGAAAGAGAGAATTTGAAGAAGGGACAACGGAGTATATTGTAGAACTCAGAAAAAAAACAGATGGAGAGAGAAGAACAGAAAACAGTGACCAGCGAATATGA
- a CDS encoding pyridoxamine 5'-phosphate oxidase family protein: MKIKIVKKTDEYSSEYQIGDIFEVEGTWYGGVHITGKTGIPVSLDREEYEEITDMTPEEYQAAAVYWVEKDKESKHMEPEQLKQEADAFLRAHNTCALATGGDGVIRCTPLEYSWHDGAVWIFSEGGKKFAGLEKNKKVSLAVYETYSGFGSLNSIQITGTAVIVPPFSEEYLQAAEFRKIPVEALKKLEHPMHLIKIVPEEMELLNSDFKKQGYGSRQKLRFTKTV, from the coding sequence ATGAAAATAAAAATTGTGAAAAAGACAGATGAATATTCCAGTGAATATCAGATCGGTGATATTTTTGAGGTTGAGGGCACCTGGTACGGAGGAGTGCACATTACTGGGAAAACAGGAATTCCGGTTTCTCTGGATAGAGAGGAATATGAAGAAATCACAGATATGACTCCGGAAGAATATCAGGCAGCAGCCGTTTACTGGGTGGAAAAAGATAAAGAAAGCAAACACATGGAACCGGAACAGCTGAAACAGGAGGCAGACGCCTTTTTACGTGCACACAATACCTGTGCCCTGGCAACCGGTGGGGACGGAGTGATCCGGTGTACACCATTGGAATACAGCTGGCACGACGGTGCTGTCTGGATCTTCTCAGAGGGCGGAAAGAAATTTGCGGGACTTGAGAAAAATAAGAAAGTAAGTCTTGCTGTCTATGAAACATATAGCGGATTTGGCAGTCTGAACAGCATCCAGATTACGGGTACAGCTGTGATTGTGCCTCCATTTTCAGAAGAATATCTACAGGCGGCTGAATTCCGCAAAATCCCTGTAGAAGCACTGAAAAAACTGGAGCATCCGATGCACCTGATCAAAATCGTTCCGGAGGAGATGGAACTTCTGAATTCTGATTTCAAGAAACAGGGATATGGAAGCCGACAGAAGTTAAGGTTTACGAAGACGGTATAA
- a CDS encoding VOC family protein: MKLKNVLIVVKDIEKAKKFYHDLFGLDVVLDQEGNVILTEGLVLQDEAIWKKYLGKEVVPKNNSCELYFEEKEIEDFAEKLEKQYPEIYYVNRLITHSWGQKVIRFYDLDGNLIEVGTPV; encoded by the coding sequence GTGAAATTAAAGAATGTATTGATCGTTGTAAAAGATATAGAAAAAGCAAAAAAATTTTATCACGATCTGTTCGGTCTGGACGTAGTGCTGGATCAGGAAGGAAACGTGATTTTGACCGAGGGACTGGTGCTTCAGGATGAAGCAATATGGAAAAAATATCTTGGTAAAGAGGTTGTTCCGAAAAATAATTCCTGTGAGTTGTATTTTGAAGAAAAAGAGATAGAAGATTTTGCTGAGAAATTGGAAAAACAATATCCGGAAATCTATTATGTCAATCGGTTGATAACACACAGCTGGGGACAGAAAGTGATCCGTTTTTATGACCTGGATGGCAACCTGATCGAGGTTGGAACACCGGTGTAG
- a CDS encoding alpha/beta hydrolase has translation MICKKIDISVDSYQETATLYTYFLDNSPEMIPDRKRPLVLICPGGGYEMTSDREAEPVAIQYIAKGYQAAILRYSVKPAKYPLALLQLAKAVAHLREYADEYHIDTEKIVVQGFSAGGHLACSLGVFWKKPFLSETLGVSAEQIRPNGMILCYPVITSGEYAHRGSFEALLGEDAYDPKKRKEQSLELQVTKDTPPTFLWHTEPDDCVPVENSLFFFEALHKNKIPVEMHIYPAGGHGLSLANEETKRQDGSGIQPECQSWMELACGWMSRL, from the coding sequence ATGATTTGCAAAAAGATTGATATCAGCGTAGACAGTTATCAGGAAACCGCAACATTATATACCTATTTTCTGGACAACTCTCCGGAGATGATTCCGGACAGAAAACGTCCGCTCGTTCTGATCTGCCCGGGCGGCGGCTATGAGATGACATCCGACCGGGAGGCAGAACCGGTGGCGATTCAGTATATCGCAAAGGGATATCAGGCGGCGATCCTTCGTTACAGCGTGAAACCGGCAAAATATCCGCTGGCACTTTTGCAGCTGGCGAAAGCAGTGGCACATCTGAGAGAATATGCGGACGAATACCATATAGATACGGAAAAAATAGTGGTACAGGGATTTTCCGCCGGCGGTCATCTGGCATGCAGCCTTGGAGTTTTCTGGAAGAAACCGTTTCTTTCCGAAACACTTGGCGTGTCCGCAGAACAGATCCGGCCAAACGGAATGATCCTGTGCTATCCGGTTATCACTTCCGGGGAATATGCCCACAGAGGTTCTTTTGAAGCATTGCTTGGAGAAGATGCTTACGATCCGAAAAAACGGAAAGAACAGTCGTTGGAACTTCAGGTGACAAAGGATACCCCTCCGACTTTTTTATGGCATACAGAACCGGACGACTGTGTTCCGGTGGAAAATTCGCTGTTCTTCTTTGAAGCATTACATAAAAATAAGATACCGGTGGAAATGCATATCTACCCGGCAGGCGGTCATGGTCTGAGTCTCGCAAACGAAGAAACAAAACGCCAGGACGGCAGCGGCATCCAACCAGAGTGCCAGAGCTGGATGGAACTGGCTTGCGGATGGATGTCACGGTTGTAA
- a CDS encoding ATP-binding protein → MNIKEAKETITHTLQAYFQKEENGYPLVPLRQQRPILMIGPPGIGKTAIMEQIVGECGAGLVAYTMTHHTRQSAMGLPKIVERTFGDTQVSVTEYTMSEIIASIYMCMERTGKKRGILFLDEINCVSETLAPVMLQLLQDKTFGNQKLPPDWLIVAAGNPPEYNKSVREFDIATLDRVRKIVLEPDLDVWMEYALLHQVHGSIWSYLEAHRDRFYRIRQEDGKKQFVTARGWEDLSAVLRSYEKMGFPVEKTLVEQYLQEEKTAAEFFSYYQIYQKYGQDYQIGQVLDGSLSDTERKAITRMAKEGTPQERSMVLAFLLAVLDQNIEQYFRERQIQKALAESRRQLGIFWGNDAGKTFGDWIESREKSLQIRTERELIRREKRQIEEAVLKILWKIDQEAKVDHESGREALNRRLEQVCEEETKRCDERQEGISQKLERGFAFLEESYGTGAELALFAANLTRNDRIRKFLGTYGCPAYTRYEQQLLGGEKLLKNRCRDMEERSKNGN, encoded by the coding sequence ATGAATATCAAAGAAGCAAAAGAAACGATAACACATACGCTGCAGGCGTATTTTCAGAAAGAGGAAAACGGGTATCCGCTGGTTCCACTGCGGCAGCAACGGCCGATCCTGATGATCGGACCTCCGGGAATCGGAAAGACTGCCATCATGGAACAGATCGTCGGAGAATGTGGCGCAGGACTGGTGGCGTACACGATGACACATCATACGAGACAGAGTGCCATGGGACTGCCGAAAATTGTGGAGCGGACGTTTGGCGACACGCAGGTCAGTGTGACCGAATATACGATGAGTGAGATCATTGCTTCCATTTATATGTGTATGGAACGAACCGGAAAAAAGAGAGGAATTTTATTCCTGGATGAGATCAACTGTGTATCAGAGACACTTGCGCCGGTGATGTTGCAGCTTCTTCAGGATAAAACGTTCGGAAACCAGAAGCTTCCACCCGACTGGCTGATCGTAGCGGCAGGCAACCCGCCGGAATACAACAAATCCGTCCGGGAATTTGACATCGCGACGCTGGACCGTGTCCGAAAGATCGTGCTGGAGCCGGATCTCGATGTCTGGATGGAATATGCACTGCTCCATCAGGTACATGGAAGTATCTGGTCGTATCTGGAAGCACACAGAGATCGCTTCTACCGGATCCGTCAGGAGGACGGAAAAAAACAGTTTGTGACGGCGCGGGGATGGGAGGATCTGTCTGCTGTGCTGAGAAGCTATGAAAAAATGGGATTTCCGGTAGAAAAAACACTGGTGGAGCAGTATCTGCAGGAAGAAAAGACAGCGGCGGAATTTTTTTCGTATTACCAGATTTATCAGAAGTACGGACAGGATTATCAGATTGGACAGGTTTTGGATGGAAGCCTTTCGGATACAGAACGGAAGGCGATTACCCGGATGGCAAAAGAAGGAACGCCGCAGGAGCGCAGCATGGTACTGGCGTTTCTGCTGGCTGTGCTGGATCAGAACATCGAACAGTATTTCCGGGAAAGGCAGATACAGAAGGCGCTGGCAGAAAGCCGCAGACAGCTCGGTATTTTCTGGGGCAATGATGCCGGAAAGACATTCGGAGACTGGATCGAGAGCAGAGAAAAAAGTTTGCAGATCCGTACAGAACGGGAACTGATCCGAAGAGAAAAGCGACAGATCGAAGAGGCGGTGCTGAAGATCCTGTGGAAGATCGATCAGGAGGCAAAAGTGGATCATGAGAGTGGACGGGAAGCACTGAACCGACGGCTCGAACAGGTCTGTGAGGAAGAGACGAAACGGTGTGACGAACGGCAGGAGGGCATCTCGCAGAAGTTGGAGCGGGGATTTGCATTTCTGGAAGAAAGCTATGGTACAGGGGCAGAGCTGGCATTATTTGCAGCGAATCTCACAAGGAATGATCGGATCCGGAAGTTCCTCGGAACCTATGGCTGCCCGGCTTATACCAGATATGAACAACAGCTGCTCGGCGGAGAAAAATTGCTGAAAAACAGATGCAGGGATATGGAAGAAAGGTCAAAGAACGGGAATTGA
- a CDS encoding vWA domain-containing protein, producing MNEQQHLEEVIKRFLQSTQENEEIAKEDAAYLKRRIRPAMEYLIGQENIDGMKKLEDRGWFGEQELNGFLTKAGELEKWDAFRVLLAWKNHISVKEKSTATETKQELIAGLMKHCKNELCWRYPELGRALLELRVQPDEQVTAMETDGESLYVNPEYLIQLFGENPEKVYEKYLRLIRQCLEMPERFGEKTAKQKAICKKWKEIAEELAITYGAGGKRRGENRGGQSEELSEIEKGKYDYRRFLRRFTVTREEMKLDQDAFDPVAYYYGMERYGNLPMIEPLETREGNRLEELVIAIDTSGSCKKEMVARFLGETRRILEEKENFFENWKVCLIQCDSFIQEKVMIHSAKEWETYREQMVIHGRGGTDFRPVFEEVERMREKREFSDLKALIYFTDGDGIYPEKKPDYETAFVFVKKSEKMDRVPGWAKKLLVTEK from the coding sequence ATGAATGAACAACAACATCTGGAAGAAGTGATCAAACGTTTTTTGCAAAGCACGCAGGAAAACGAAGAAATAGCAAAAGAGGATGCAGCTTATCTGAAACGCAGGATCCGCCCCGCCATGGAGTATCTGATCGGGCAGGAAAATATTGACGGGATGAAAAAACTGGAAGACAGGGGATGGTTTGGAGAACAGGAACTGAACGGGTTTCTGACAAAAGCAGGAGAACTGGAAAAATGGGATGCTTTCCGGGTATTGCTGGCTTGGAAGAACCATATTTCCGTAAAAGAAAAATCCACAGCCACAGAGACGAAACAGGAACTGATCGCCGGTCTGATGAAACACTGCAAAAATGAGTTATGCTGGCGGTATCCGGAGCTTGGCAGGGCGTTGCTGGAGCTTCGGGTACAGCCGGATGAGCAGGTAACCGCTATGGAGACAGACGGGGAGAGCCTGTATGTGAATCCGGAATATCTGATTCAACTTTTCGGAGAGAATCCGGAGAAGGTATATGAGAAATATCTCCGGCTGATCCGCCAGTGTCTTGAAATGCCGGAACGTTTTGGAGAGAAGACAGCGAAACAGAAAGCAATCTGCAAAAAATGGAAGGAAATCGCAGAAGAACTTGCGATTACCTACGGCGCAGGCGGAAAACGAAGAGGCGAGAACCGCGGTGGTCAGAGCGAAGAACTTTCTGAAATCGAGAAGGGAAAATATGACTACCGGCGGTTTTTACGTCGTTTTACCGTTACAAGAGAGGAGATGAAACTGGATCAGGATGCGTTTGACCCGGTTGCTTATTATTATGGGATGGAACGGTATGGAAATCTTCCCATGATCGAGCCTCTCGAAACCCGGGAGGGGAACCGGCTGGAGGAACTGGTGATTGCCATAGACACCTCCGGTTCCTGTAAAAAAGAAATGGTAGCCCGTTTCCTTGGAGAGACCAGAAGGATTCTGGAAGAAAAGGAAAATTTTTTCGAGAACTGGAAAGTATGCCTGATCCAGTGTGACAGTTTTATTCAGGAAAAAGTGATGATCCATTCCGCAAAAGAGTGGGAAACCTACCGGGAGCAGATGGTGATTCACGGAAGAGGAGGAACCGATTTTCGCCCGGTGTTCGAGGAAGTGGAGCGGATGCGGGAGAAAAGAGAATTCAGCGACTTGAAAGCACTGATTTATTTTACCGACGGTGACGGGATCTATCCGGAGAAGAAACCGGATTATGAGACAGCATTTGTATTTGTAAAAAAGAGTGAGAAGATGGACCGGGTGCCGGGATGGGCGAAAAAACTGCTGGTGACAGAAAAATAA
- a CDS encoding SpoIIIAH-like family protein, with translation MKKIFKKNQIIITALAVMIAAAGYISYSDAQIKGKKDKTAKTETASETETSVNMDQVLQDMENLDLDVTDETGAATASDGTDATASGEGSSGTESQIQETPGEAVLTGASTYMAQARIEREQIRSQNKESLLSIINNEALSETERESAIASMVNMTDLVEKEAAAELLLEAKGFPDVVVNLTGETADIVVPDTQVDDASRAQIEDIVKRKTGIAAENIVITPMSSQSGDETQENQ, from the coding sequence GTGAAAAAAATATTTAAAAAGAATCAGATCATTATCACAGCGCTGGCAGTCATGATTGCCGCGGCAGGCTATATCAGCTATTCCGATGCACAAATAAAAGGAAAAAAAGATAAGACTGCAAAGACCGAGACCGCCAGTGAGACGGAGACTTCGGTCAATATGGATCAGGTTCTGCAGGATATGGAAAATCTGGATCTTGATGTTACGGATGAGACCGGTGCGGCGACCGCCAGCGACGGTACAGATGCCACGGCTTCCGGCGAAGGGTCATCCGGCACAGAATCACAGATTCAGGAGACACCGGGGGAGGCTGTTCTGACAGGTGCTTCTACATATATGGCACAGGCGCGCATCGAACGGGAACAGATCCGCTCCCAGAATAAGGAATCTCTGTTATCGATCATCAACAACGAAGCACTTTCCGAGACAGAAAGAGAAAGTGCGATCGCCAGTATGGTAAATATGACCGATCTTGTGGAGAAAGAAGCGGCGGCAGAACTGCTTCTCGAAGCAAAAGGATTTCCGGATGTGGTTGTAAATCTGACCGGAGAGACAGCGGACATTGTAGTACCGGATACCCAGGTGGACGATGCCAGCAGAGCGCAGATTGAGGATATTGTCAAACGGAAAACCGGCATTGCAGCAGAAAATATCGTGATCACGCCGATGAGCAGCCAGTCAGGTGACGAAACACAGGAAAATCAGTAA
- a CDS encoding stage III sporulation protein AG, producing MKERVFAAVRGMKREQWLICGLAGLLLLVIAAPVKQKEQKKTQEEVTVQSQEPTDDQIRQSYEKQLESVLSQVEGVGTVQVAVAMESTGKKQVEKDSPEDTSTSSEKGDSGTERTSQAVTTGETTVYEDTGDGGQTPYISSSTYPEIRGVIVVAQGGGNPVIVQQIQEAVMALFHVEAHEIKVLKMK from the coding sequence ATGAAGGAGAGGGTGTTTGCAGCAGTCAGAGGGATGAAACGGGAGCAGTGGCTGATCTGCGGGCTGGCAGGTCTTTTACTTCTTGTGATTGCCGCTCCTGTAAAACAAAAGGAACAAAAAAAGACGCAGGAGGAGGTAACGGTACAGTCGCAGGAACCGACCGACGACCAGATCCGGCAGTCCTATGAAAAACAGCTGGAGAGTGTGCTGTCGCAGGTAGAAGGTGTGGGAACTGTGCAGGTGGCGGTGGCGATGGAATCCACCGGGAAGAAACAGGTGGAAAAAGACAGCCCGGAGGATACCAGCACGTCCAGTGAAAAAGGAGATTCCGGAACAGAACGAACCAGTCAGGCGGTAACCACGGGGGAAACTACAGTATACGAGGATACCGGAGACGGGGGACAGACACCCTATATATCCTCAAGTACCTATCCGGAGATCCGCGGCGTGATTGTCGTAGCCCAGGGAGGCGGCAACCCGGTGATCGTACAACAGATCCAGGAGGCGGTGATGGCATTGTTTCACGTCGAAGCTCATGAAATCAAAGTGTTAAAAATGAAATGA